One genomic region from Natrarchaeobius halalkaliphilus encodes:
- a CDS encoding tyrosine-type recombinase/integrase → MANSPRAKLKVRREKLEGHIEKGEIDPDTGNAIRELLDAYDENKVMVTKPKGESHRTPQTLMAWLYRLMVFAQYRNLTESEADDINRDVQKMHSGDHPHVQDKGLKKGTLRAYQAAVRKFYGFYDFGVDPNDIPLFDKEETSVEPNDMLTKDEIHEAREVIDNPRDLLVYDLLLYTGQRREALRTIRIKDVKPQEGTYRLNPEVDGLKGATERNGNRPLLGAKATVQDWINNYHPDPSNPENYLITARPGYSRPDPTKPVSGETIRQVMLKVKEKTNITKPMHPHAMRHNHVTIAKRDYNIPDDTIKYLIGHSADSTVMESTYAHLSGDDHVQRAEEAFGIREPEEESAFTPEVCHVCNQPLEPNAKACSNCGTVYTPDAQATQEQIQEDMYE, encoded by the coding sequence ATGGCGAACAGTCCAAGGGCGAAATTAAAAGTAAGGCGAGAAAAATTAGAAGGGCATATTGAGAAAGGTGAAATCGATCCTGATACGGGTAATGCAATCCGAGAATTGCTTGATGCATACGACGAAAACAAGGTGATGGTAACTAAGCCAAAGGGTGAGAGTCATCGAACACCACAGACCTTAATGGCGTGGTTGTATCGATTGATGGTTTTTGCCCAGTATCGGAATCTCACTGAATCTGAAGCAGACGATATCAACCGTGATGTGCAAAAGATGCATTCAGGGGATCATCCCCATGTCCAAGATAAAGGACTGAAGAAAGGGACATTAAGAGCATATCAAGCGGCTGTTCGGAAATTCTATGGTTTTTATGATTTTGGGGTTGATCCAAACGATATCCCGCTATTCGACAAGGAAGAAACGTCGGTTGAGCCAAACGATATGCTCACAAAAGACGAGATTCATGAAGCACGGGAAGTGATTGATAATCCTCGAGACTTACTGGTTTATGATCTACTTCTATACACCGGCCAAAGGCGCGAAGCTTTGCGTACAATCCGAATCAAGGATGTGAAACCTCAAGAGGGAACATATCGGCTTAATCCTGAAGTAGACGGTCTGAAGGGCGCAACGGAACGAAATGGGAATCGTCCACTGCTTGGAGCAAAAGCAACAGTCCAAGATTGGATCAATAATTATCACCCGGACCCTTCCAATCCTGAAAACTACCTGATTACAGCTAGACCGGGATATTCTCGACCGGACCCTACAAAACCAGTTAGCGGGGAGACTATCAGACAAGTCATGCTAAAGGTCAAGGAAAAAACAAATATTACAAAACCGATGCATCCCCACGCCATGCGTCATAATCACGTTACAATTGCCAAGCGTGATTATAATATCCCTGACGATACGATCAAATATCTAATCGGACACTCGGCTGATTCAACAGTGATGGAATCAACCTATGCACATCTATCGGGTGACGACCACGTTCAACGTGCGGAGGAAGCTTTTGGAATCAGAGAACCAGAGGAAGAATCAGCATTCACACCTGAAGTGTGTCACGTTTGTAATCAACCACTCGAGCCGAATGCTAAGGCTTGCTCCAATTGTGGAACAGTCTATACACCCGATGCACAAGCTACTCAAGAGCAAATACAGGAAGATATGTATGAATAG
- the polC gene encoding DNA polymerase II large subunit, with protein MREEDERYFDRLESGLEEAFDVAERAKERGGDPEPDVEIPVAKDMADRVENILGIDGVAERVRELEGEMSREEAALELAEDFAEGRVGDYESKAGKVEGAVRTAVALLTEGVVAAPIEGIDRVEILTNDDGTEFVNVYYAGPIRSAGGTAQALSVLVADYTRALVGIEQYSVRQEEVERYAEEIALYDNETGLQYTPKAKEAKFIAKHLPIMLDGEATGDEEVSGFRDLDRVDTNSARGGMCLVLGEGIALKAPKIQRYTRNLDEIDWPWLQDLIDGNYADGADAEDAADEGETEVGEEDAAGEETVDEDESSAPVDVDSEPVDDSAGPPRAESSTKFLRDLIAGRPVFSHPSAKGGFRLRYGRARNHGFATGGVHPATMHLVDDFLATGTQIKTERPGKAHGIVPVDSIDGPTVKLANGDVRRIDDPEEALEIRNGVEKILDAGEYLVNYGEFVENNRPLSPASYVYEWWIQDVAAAGADVQALEDDPRIDLEFPDVEDALEWATSYDAPLHPQYTYLWHDLSVEAFCDLADATAAGRIEDDDETLVLEYEERTRDSLEAIAIEHRQRPDENRIEIDDWQAFVRALGCEPREAVTDGAAAGSDDRTRGSIIELERTWCRDDLSERARNWGHETAGDNATEAVNEIAPFAVRERAPTRVGNRMGRPEKSERRDLSPPVHTLFPIGEAGGQQRNVADAATHAETMSDTPGVVEVQIGRKRCESCGTETFKNRCPDCDERTTPDYRCPDCDQRIEPDEAGRVECGHCEREATCVENREIDIHEEYRDALESVGERENAFEILKGVKGLTSETKIPEPIEKGILRAKHDVSSFKDGTVRYDMTDLPVTSVRASELDVDVGQLQALGYEADIHDDPLTHDDQLVELKVQDIVLSDGAAEHMMQTADFIDDLLEQYYGLDPFYEIDDRQELVGELVFGMAPHTSAATVGRVIGFTSAAVGYAHPYFHAAKRRNCFHPETTIRYNDESGNRREEPIEEFVESRLTNPREDDFGTLIQDLEGTITVPSIEDSGRAIERPVESISKHPAPNHLVRIETCNGRSLTVTPDHTMVAWDDGLERIAASELETGDRIPLPTDTARDGSIDAVSGVVDGGSPEVDIVERVQFVPSDVDYTYCLTVAETHTLIANGLHTAQCDGDEDCVMLLMDGLLNFSRSYLPDKRGGSVAEDSRLIAFDPQGNLRFMTFDEFWDELEVPIEIDGKFQKKTAALEGWTTYAFDENHEAEPKPIEKAIRYEADDSEELLRVSTQFGRELEITTDHSLFRYDDGIEEIAGSDLEEGDLIVAPQTLEVEPIETTIDVLECVEDPYVLLDDEHEAWLTDVWDESKRGSETRVAFDGGISYRLSKKKVCRSTLEDIETEHGEQPLPDDCSVGWTGSSDCIHRHLDVDEDFAWLLGMFVAEGSLSGTRPVIHNGDEKLVDRVVETGEASFGCEPSVRWSNKAYEVAFPAVFFDVLYELGFEDCDSYNSSEKIVPDCILRAENDVVLAFLRGFIAGDGSEPSDDNYTGINFHTTSEDVKDGIVYLCHRLGLVANVSRRERGASRQPIYTVSVSGGATRNPLEQILQDKEPYQPKSLVVSIPDELMEIREMDITGITRLVPKYLKRRDNISLEKLEEIVTEFDERDLPEEAEEKLEAIRPLVDGDLSYLRITSIERVEYDGYLYDLQVGGEPIFTANWLYAHNSMDAPLVMSSRIDPSEIDDEAHNMDIVSQYSREFYEATLEQADPESIDIQTGEDTLGTDGEYTGFRHTHDTTDIAMGPDLSAYKTLGSMMDKMDAQLELSRKLAAVDETDVAERVIEYHFLPDLIGNLRAFSRQETRCLDCGEKFRRMPLTGDCRECGGRVNLTVHKGSVNKYMQTAIQVADEYDCRDYTKQRLEVLEQALESIFENDKNKPTSLADFMGGSPDSNDK; from the coding sequence ATGCGCGAAGAAGACGAACGGTACTTCGATCGGCTCGAATCCGGACTCGAGGAGGCGTTCGACGTCGCAGAGCGGGCCAAAGAACGCGGCGGCGATCCCGAACCCGACGTCGAGATTCCGGTCGCAAAGGACATGGCCGACCGCGTCGAGAACATTCTCGGCATCGACGGCGTCGCAGAGCGCGTTCGCGAACTCGAGGGTGAGATGTCACGCGAGGAGGCCGCCCTCGAGTTGGCGGAGGATTTCGCGGAGGGTCGCGTCGGGGACTACGAGTCGAAAGCCGGCAAGGTCGAAGGGGCCGTCCGAACCGCGGTCGCGCTGCTGACCGAGGGGGTCGTCGCCGCGCCGATCGAGGGGATCGATCGGGTCGAAATTCTGACGAACGACGACGGGACGGAGTTCGTCAACGTCTACTACGCGGGTCCGATTCGCTCTGCGGGCGGGACCGCACAGGCGCTCTCGGTGCTGGTCGCGGATTACACGCGTGCGCTCGTGGGAATCGAGCAATACAGCGTCCGCCAGGAGGAAGTCGAACGCTACGCGGAGGAGATCGCCCTGTACGACAACGAGACCGGTCTCCAGTATACGCCCAAGGCGAAAGAGGCGAAGTTCATCGCCAAACACCTCCCGATCATGCTCGACGGGGAGGCGACCGGTGACGAGGAAGTTTCGGGCTTTCGGGACCTAGATCGGGTGGATACGAACAGCGCCCGCGGCGGCATGTGTCTCGTCCTCGGTGAGGGTATCGCGCTGAAAGCGCCCAAAATTCAGCGCTACACCCGAAATCTCGACGAGATCGACTGGCCCTGGCTACAGGATCTCATCGACGGCAACTACGCCGACGGTGCCGACGCGGAGGACGCGGCCGACGAGGGCGAAACCGAAGTCGGCGAGGAAGACGCAGCCGGCGAGGAGACCGTAGACGAGGACGAATCGTCCGCACCGGTCGACGTCGACTCCGAACCGGTCGACGACTCCGCTGGCCCGCCACGAGCCGAGTCCTCGACGAAGTTCCTTCGAGACCTGATCGCCGGCCGTCCGGTTTTCTCACATCCCAGCGCGAAGGGCGGCTTTCGTCTCCGCTACGGCCGCGCTCGAAACCACGGCTTTGCGACCGGTGGCGTCCATCCCGCCACGATGCATCTGGTCGATGACTTCCTCGCGACCGGGACCCAGATCAAGACCGAGCGGCCGGGAAAGGCCCACGGAATCGTCCCCGTCGACAGCATCGACGGTCCCACGGTCAAGCTGGCGAACGGCGACGTTCGTCGGATCGACGACCCGGAGGAGGCACTCGAGATCAGAAACGGCGTCGAGAAGATCCTCGACGCGGGGGAGTACCTGGTCAACTACGGCGAGTTCGTCGAGAACAACCGTCCGCTCTCGCCGGCGTCGTACGTCTACGAGTGGTGGATCCAGGACGTCGCGGCCGCCGGAGCGGACGTCCAGGCCCTCGAGGACGACCCTCGCATCGACCTCGAGTTCCCCGACGTCGAGGACGCTCTCGAGTGGGCGACGAGCTACGACGCGCCGCTTCATCCCCAGTACACCTACCTCTGGCACGACCTTTCGGTCGAGGCGTTCTGTGACCTCGCGGATGCGACCGCTGCCGGCCGGATCGAAGACGACGACGAGACGCTCGTCCTCGAGTACGAAGAACGGACGCGCGACTCTCTCGAGGCGATCGCGATCGAACACCGCCAGCGACCGGACGAAAACCGGATCGAGATCGACGACTGGCAGGCGTTCGTTCGAGCGCTCGGCTGTGAGCCACGGGAGGCGGTGACCGACGGCGCAGCCGCCGGCTCCGACGATCGAACTCGAGGATCGATCATCGAACTCGAACGAACCTGGTGTCGTGACGATCTCTCCGAGCGCGCGCGAAACTGGGGCCACGAAACGGCCGGCGACAACGCCACCGAGGCGGTCAACGAGATCGCTCCCTTCGCGGTCCGCGAGCGAGCCCCAACTCGCGTTGGAAATCGGATGGGGCGCCCGGAGAAATCCGAGCGACGGGACCTGAGCCCGCCGGTTCACACCCTGTTTCCGATCGGTGAAGCCGGCGGCCAACAGCGAAACGTTGCCGATGCGGCTACGCACGCCGAGACGATGTCCGATACGCCCGGCGTCGTCGAGGTCCAGATCGGCCGAAAGCGCTGTGAGAGCTGTGGAACGGAGACGTTCAAGAACCGCTGTCCAGATTGCGACGAACGGACGACGCCCGACTACCGCTGTCCCGACTGCGACCAGCGCATCGAGCCGGACGAGGCCGGACGCGTCGAGTGTGGCCACTGCGAACGCGAGGCCACCTGCGTCGAGAACCGCGAAATCGACATCCACGAGGAGTACCGCGACGCACTCGAGTCCGTCGGGGAACGCGAGAACGCCTTCGAGATCCTCAAAGGCGTCAAGGGACTGACCTCGGAAACGAAGATCCCCGAGCCGATCGAAAAGGGGATCCTGCGTGCGAAACACGACGTCTCCTCGTTCAAGGACGGCACCGTTCGCTACGACATGACCGATCTCCCGGTGACGTCCGTCCGGGCGAGCGAACTCGACGTCGACGTCGGCCAGCTTCAGGCTCTCGGCTACGAGGCGGATATCCACGACGATCCGCTGACCCACGACGACCAGCTGGTCGAACTCAAGGTTCAGGATATCGTCCTCTCCGACGGCGCAGCCGAGCACATGATGCAGACGGCCGACTTCATCGACGACCTCCTCGAGCAGTACTACGGTCTCGATCCCTTCTATGAAATCGACGACCGGCAGGAACTCGTTGGCGAGTTAGTGTTCGGGATGGCTCCGCACACGAGCGCGGCAACTGTCGGAAGGGTGATTGGTTTCACGAGCGCCGCAGTCGGATACGCTCATCCGTACTTTCACGCCGCGAAACGGCGGAATTGTTTCCACCCGGAGACGACAATCCGCTACAACGATGAATCGGGTAACCGTCGCGAGGAGCCGATCGAGGAATTCGTCGAATCTCGGCTCACGAATCCACGTGAAGACGACTTCGGGACGCTGATTCAGGATCTCGAAGGGACGATCACTGTTCCGTCGATCGAGGACTCCGGACGAGCGATCGAACGGCCGGTCGAGTCGATTTCGAAGCATCCTGCGCCCAACCACCTCGTTCGGATCGAGACTTGCAATGGTCGATCGCTGACCGTAACGCCGGACCACACGATGGTCGCCTGGGACGACGGCCTCGAACGGATCGCCGCGAGTGAACTCGAAACTGGGGATCGGATACCGTTACCGACCGACACCGCTCGAGACGGATCGATCGACGCTGTATCCGGAGTTGTCGATGGTGGCAGTCCGGAGGTTGATATAGTAGAACGAGTCCAGTTCGTCCCGTCAGATGTCGACTACACGTACTGTCTCACGGTTGCGGAGACACACACGCTCATTGCGAACGGCCTGCATACGGCCCAGTGTGACGGAGACGAGGATTGCGTGATGTTGCTCATGGACGGACTGTTGAACTTCTCGCGGTCGTATCTCCCGGACAAGCGCGGCGGCAGCGTCGCGGAGGACTCGCGACTGATCGCCTTCGATCCTCAGGGTAACCTCCGGTTCATGACCTTCGACGAGTTCTGGGACGAACTCGAGGTGCCGATCGAGATCGACGGCAAGTTCCAAAAGAAGACCGCTGCGCTCGAGGGCTGGACGACCTACGCGTTCGACGAGAACCACGAAGCCGAGCCGAAACCCATCGAGAAGGCGATTCGGTACGAGGCCGACGACAGCGAGGAACTGCTGCGAGTCTCGACCCAGTTCGGACGCGAACTTGAGATCACGACCGATCACAGTCTCTTCCGGTACGACGACGGTATCGAGGAGATCGCCGGTTCTGATCTGGAAGAGGGCGACCTGATCGTCGCACCGCAAACGCTCGAGGTCGAACCGATCGAGACGACGATCGACGTGCTCGAGTGCGTCGAAGATCCCTACGTGCTGCTCGACGACGAACACGAAGCGTGGCTGACCGACGTCTGGGACGAGTCGAAACGAGGAAGCGAGACGCGAGTCGCGTTCGACGGTGGGATCTCTTACCGGCTCTCGAAGAAGAAAGTCTGCCGATCGACGCTCGAGGATATCGAGACAGAGCACGGTGAACAACCGCTCCCCGACGACTGTTCGGTCGGGTGGACGGGTTCGTCCGATTGTATCCACCGACATCTCGACGTTGACGAAGACTTCGCGTGGCTCCTTGGGATGTTCGTCGCCGAAGGATCGCTCTCCGGTACTCGACCCGTGATTCACAACGGGGACGAAAAACTCGTCGACCGAGTCGTCGAAACGGGTGAAGCTTCGTTCGGGTGTGAACCGAGCGTTCGCTGGTCGAACAAGGCCTACGAGGTCGCGTTCCCGGCCGTATTCTTCGACGTGCTGTACGAACTCGGGTTCGAAGACTGCGACTCGTACAACTCGAGCGAAAAGATCGTTCCCGACTGCATCCTTCGTGCGGAGAACGACGTCGTACTCGCGTTTCTCCGCGGGTTCATCGCGGGGGACGGTTCAGAGCCGAGCGACGACAACTACACCGGAATCAACTTCCACACGACGAGCGAGGACGTCAAAGACGGGATCGTTTACCTCTGTCATCGCCTCGGACTCGTCGCGAACGTCTCGCGGCGCGAACGCGGCGCTTCACGACAGCCGATCTATACGGTTTCCGTTTCCGGCGGCGCAACTCGGAATCCGCTCGAACAAATCCTTCAGGACAAAGAGCCGTACCAACCCAAGAGTCTCGTGGTTTCTATCCCCGACGAACTGATGGAGATTCGTGAGATGGACATCACGGGGATCACCCGACTCGTTCCAAAATATCTGAAACGACGCGACAACATCTCGCTCGAGAAACTCGAGGAAATAGTCACGGAATTCGACGAGCGAGACCTTCCAGAAGAAGCCGAAGAGAAACTCGAGGCAATCCGTCCGCTGGTCGACGGTGATCTCTCGTACCTCCGGATCACGTCCATCGAACGCGTCGAGTACGACGGTTACCTATACGATCTGCAGGTCGGCGGCGAGCCGATCTTCACCGCTAACTGGCTCTACGCCCATAACTCGATGGACGCGCCGCTGGTCATGTCCTCTCGCATCGATCCGTCCGAAATCGACGACGAGGCGCACAACATGGATATCGTCTCGCAGTACTCCCGGGAGTTCTACGAAGCGACCCTGGAACAGGCCGACCCCGAATCGATCGACATTCAGACCGGGGAGGACACCCTCGGGACCGACGGCGAGTACACCGGCTTTCGGCACACCCACGACACCACCGACATCGCGATGGGACCCGACCTCTCGGCGTACAAGACGCTCGGATCCATGATGGACAAGATGGACGCTCAACTCGAGCTCTCGCGGAAACTCGCGGCGGTCGACGAGACCGACGTCGCCGAGCGGGTTATCGAGTACCACTTCCTGCCGGACCTGATCGGCAATCTGCGGGCCTTCTCGCGCCAGGAAACCCGGTGTCTCGACTGCGGCGAGAAGTTCAGGCGGATGCCCCTGACCGGCGACTGTCGAGAGTGTGGCGGTCGGGTCAATCTCACGGTCCACAAGGGCTCGGTGAACAAGTACATGCAGACGGCGATTCAGGTCGCAGACGAGTACGACTGTCGCGACTACACGAAACAGCGTCTAGAGGTCCTGGAACAGGCCCTCGAGAGTATATTCGAAAACGACAAGAATAAACCCACAAGTCTTGCGGATTTCATGGGTGGTAGCCCCGATAGCAACGACAAATGA
- a CDS encoding PPC domain-containing DNA-binding protein, which yields MNYRAVETTGEYVARLETGADWRAEIESLAAAVEADAAWFSALGAVQDAECWFYDQDDCEYDAIEFDEPLEVASCVGNVSWLDGDRFAHTHAVLSDPEGNAVAGHLNEATVWAGEVYMRVFEEALEREYDETTELDLWL from the coding sequence ATGAACTATCGAGCCGTCGAAACCACGGGCGAGTACGTCGCTCGTCTCGAGACGGGTGCTGACTGGCGCGCGGAGATCGAGTCGCTTGCCGCGGCGGTCGAGGCCGACGCCGCGTGGTTCAGCGCGCTGGGGGCCGTCCAGGACGCGGAGTGTTGGTTCTACGATCAGGACGACTGCGAGTACGACGCCATCGAGTTCGACGAACCGCTCGAGGTCGCAAGCTGCGTCGGGAACGTCTCCTGGCTCGACGGCGACCGGTTCGCACACACCCACGCCGTGCTCTCCGATCCCGAGGGCAACGCGGTCGCAGGCCACCTGAACGAGGCGACGGTCTGGGCCGGCGAAGTCTACATGCGCGTCTTCGAAGAGGCTCTCGAGCGCGAGTACGACGAGACGACCGAACTCGACCTCTGGCTCTGA
- a CDS encoding adenosylhomocysteinase, whose amino-acid sequence MTDSSYPPISEQLDDLDEARTKGRRKMDWAAQHMPILEHVREEFLADQPFEGERIAMAMHVEAKTAILVETLAEGGAEVAVTGCNPLSTHDDVSAALDTHESITSYAKRGVNDEAYYDAIEAVIAHEPTVTVDDGMDLVAAIHEEYPELIDGIVGGAEETTTGVHRLRAMDDDGALEYPVFAVNDTPMKRLFDNVHGTGESSLASIAMTTNLSWAGKNVVVAGFGYCGKGVARKASGQNANVVVTEVEPRRALEAHMEGYDVMPMAEAAEIGDVFLTTTGNRDVVVREHFEEMQDGVLLANAGHFDIEIDLEALDDLAVDRYEARDGVEAYEMADGRRLNVVAEGRLVNLAAPVSLGHPVEVMDQSFGVQAVCVREMLENSDAYDAGVHDVPDELDEEIAEIKLAAEGVEFDSLTETQREYMGSWDHGT is encoded by the coding sequence ATGACCGACAGTTCGTATCCACCGATCAGCGAACAGCTGGACGATCTGGACGAGGCTCGAACGAAGGGCCGCCGGAAGATGGACTGGGCTGCCCAGCACATGCCGATCCTGGAACACGTTCGCGAGGAGTTCCTCGCGGACCAGCCCTTCGAGGGCGAGCGGATCGCGATGGCGATGCACGTCGAAGCGAAGACCGCGATCCTCGTCGAAACGCTTGCGGAGGGCGGCGCGGAAGTCGCCGTCACCGGCTGCAACCCACTGTCGACGCACGACGACGTGAGCGCGGCCCTCGACACACACGAGAGTATCACCAGTTACGCCAAACGCGGCGTCAACGACGAAGCGTACTACGACGCCATCGAGGCCGTCATCGCCCACGAGCCGACCGTAACGGTCGACGACGGGATGGACCTCGTCGCGGCGATCCACGAGGAGTACCCCGAGCTGATCGACGGCATCGTCGGGGGTGCAGAGGAGACCACGACCGGCGTTCACCGACTGCGCGCGATGGACGACGACGGCGCACTCGAGTATCCCGTCTTCGCGGTCAACGACACACCGATGAAACGACTGTTCGACAACGTTCACGGCACCGGCGAATCCTCGCTGGCGTCGATCGCCATGACTACGAACCTCTCGTGGGCCGGCAAGAACGTCGTCGTCGCCGGCTTTGGCTACTGCGGCAAGGGTGTCGCCCGGAAGGCGTCGGGTCAGAACGCGAACGTCGTCGTCACCGAGGTCGAGCCGCGACGAGCGCTCGAGGCACACATGGAGGGCTACGACGTGATGCCGATGGCCGAGGCCGCCGAGATCGGCGACGTCTTCCTCACGACGACGGGCAACCGCGACGTCGTCGTCCGCGAGCACTTCGAGGAGATGCAAGACGGCGTCCTGCTCGCGAACGCGGGCCACTTCGACATCGAGATCGATCTGGAGGCCCTCGACGACCTCGCGGTCGACCGCTACGAGGCCCGCGACGGTGTCGAAGCCTACGAGATGGCCGACGGCCGACGGCTCAACGTCGTTGCCGAGGGTCGACTGGTCAATCTCGCCGCCCCCGTCTCGCTCGGCCATCCCGTCGAGGTGATGGACCAGTCCTTCGGCGTTCAGGCCGTCTGCGTGCGCGAGATGCTCGAGAACAGCGACGCGTACGACGCGGGCGTCCACGACGTCCCGGACGAACTCGACGAGGAGATCGCCGAGATCAAACTCGCAGCCGAGGGCGTCGAGTTCGATTCGTTGACCGAGACCCAGCGCGAGTACATGGGTAGCTGGGATCACGGAACGTAG
- a CDS encoding amidohydrolase: MTTLSITGGRVLLPSGTVTNADVLVDQDSGLILEIGDDLAGDEPLDASGSLVTPGFVNGHCHVAMTLLRGYADDKPLESWLREDIWPAEAELNPGDIRVGTELGLLEMIKSGTTAFADMYFEVPEIAAAVEQAGLRARLGHGVISVAKDDEAAREDARTGLEVAREYDGAADGRISTAFMPHSLTTVDGEYLAEFVPEARELDVPVHYHANETTDEVDPIVDEHGVRPLAYAAEKGMLEPGDFVAHGVHLDESEITALAEAGTSVIHCPASNMKLASGMTPVQRLLEAGVTVGLGTDGAASNNDLSMLDEARDAAMIGKLAADDASAVPASAVVEMMTRGSAEAIGLDSGRLEAGAPADLAVIDVDRPHLTPHHDLVSHLAYAAAAADVRHTVCDGRVLMRDREVKTLDEPSVLERASRTAASLVDRADD; the protein is encoded by the coding sequence ATGACGACGCTTTCGATCACCGGCGGACGGGTGTTACTTCCCTCCGGGACGGTCACGAACGCGGACGTACTGGTCGACCAGGACAGCGGTCTGATCCTCGAGATCGGGGACGACCTCGCGGGCGACGAACCGCTCGACGCCTCGGGGTCGCTCGTCACGCCCGGCTTCGTTAACGGCCACTGCCACGTCGCGATGACGCTGTTGCGCGGCTACGCCGACGACAAACCCCTCGAGTCCTGGCTCCGCGAGGATATCTGGCCCGCCGAGGCCGAACTGAATCCGGGAGATATCCGCGTCGGCACCGAACTCGGCTTGCTCGAGATGATCAAATCCGGCACGACGGCGTTCGCGGACATGTACTTCGAGGTTCCGGAGATCGCCGCCGCGGTCGAGCAAGCGGGACTTCGCGCACGACTCGGCCACGGCGTGATCTCCGTCGCGAAAGACGACGAGGCCGCGCGCGAGGACGCACGGACGGGCCTCGAGGTGGCTCGAGAGTACGACGGCGCGGCCGACGGGCGAATCTCGACGGCGTTTATGCCCCACTCGCTGACGACCGTCGACGGCGAGTACCTCGCGGAGTTCGTCCCGGAGGCGCGCGAACTCGACGTTCCGGTCCACTACCACGCAAACGAGACGACCGACGAGGTCGATCCGATCGTCGACGAACACGGCGTTCGTCCGCTCGCCTACGCCGCAGAGAAGGGGATGCTCGAGCCCGGGGATTTCGTTGCCCACGGCGTCCACCTCGACGAAAGCGAGATCACCGCCCTGGCCGAGGCGGGGACCAGCGTGATCCACTGTCCCGCATCGAACATGAAGCTCGCGAGCGGGATGACACCCGTCCAGCGGCTGCTCGAGGCCGGCGTCACCGTCGGGCTGGGAACCGACGGCGCAGCCTCGAACAACGATCTCTCGATGCTCGACGAGGCCCGCGACGCCGCGATGATCGGCAAGCTGGCGGCCGATGACGCGAGCGCCGTTCCCGCGAGCGCCGTCGTCGAGATGATGACTCGGGGAAGCGCCGAGGCGATCGGCCTCGATTCCGGTCGACTCGAGGCGGGTGCTCCCGCCGATCTCGCGGTGATCGACGTCGACCGGCCGCATCTGACGCCGCATCACGACCTCGTGAGCCACCTCGCGTACGCCGCGGCGGCGGCCGACGTACGACACACCGTCTGTGACGGACGAGTCCTCATGCGCGATCGCGAGGTCAAAACGCTCGATGAGCCGTCGGTTCTCGAACGAGCGAGTCGGACGGCGGCGTCACTCGTCGACCGCGCCGACGATTGA